The window TCACCTGTCCACAGGAAAGATTCCATCATCAAGCGTCTGATGGAGACGAGCCAACGATGACGTCAGCCGTGAGACATTGTTCAACCACCCCTGGGGTGCATGTGCTCACTTTCTGCACCTCCTTCCGTATCTCCTCCTCTTTCGCTCTCAGTTTGAGCCTCAGGTCAGAcgcactgagctgcagctgagtgTTGATCTTGTCAACTTGcaccagttcctcctccagctgtgaaagagcagaaacacgaCAGCCGTGTGGagcgctgctctctgctgaggGAAGACTCAGGCTGTTAGAGGTGCACGCACCTGCTGGATgtgctcttttttctttctgacgTCTTCCTGTTGAGGCTCAATCTGTTTCCTCAAGTCTTCTAATTGACAGTCGAGAACAAACCTCAActtctccaggtcctggttcttcttcttcaggttgGAGATGGTGTTATCCTGGGTGTGGAGAGAAGCTGCTTTCATATTTCTCATAACCTACTAACACATGGCatcagcagaaggaggaggaagctctGGTCTCCAGCACCTTGTCCTGGTTGGTCTTTTCGTGTCCGGAGATCTGTCTCCTCAGATCCTCGATGTCACTCTTGAGGGAGCGGACCAGCCCCAGCAGGCTCTGCCGCTCCTGCTTCAGGTTGTTGACGTCGCTGCGTCTGTCGTCCAACTGTCTCTGCAGACTGTACAGCTGTTGTCACACAGACGACCCACACAAGACGAGACAGAGGACGTCACCTCACAGGACCAAGGACAGAAGACGCAGCCCCACATAGACGTTTCCATCAACGTTTCACGTAACAGTTCACCACGTAAATTCATCTCATACGTAGAAGATCTAACAATTCTTAGCTCACATTTTGGGTAATGACACCAACTTCTCCTTTCAGGTTCTTGTTGGTCTCTTTCTCAGCGTGCAGTTTGTTCTCAAACTCGGTTCCGATCATGTGGATCTTTcgttgctcctcctgctccactgcCTTGACGATCTGCTTGAACCAGCGGCTGTGCCGGTGGGATTCCTCCTGACACTGAACACAATTAGAGATCACAGAAACCACGTCACAAATGGATCCAGCTCAAGGATTTAAGTGAAAACCTTCACGTCCCTCTTGATCTACCTCCGTCAGCTGCTGAGATTTCTCCTCGAGTTGGGCCTCATAGACTTGTTTTAGCTCTTCTAGTGACTGGAGCCTTCCTGCCTCTGCAGCTTTAAGCTGGTTCCCATAATCCTCCTCCATTCTTTGGTATTTCTGCTGTAGATCCTGGTACCTCGTGTGCTCTACAACGAGCTTCTGGCTGTAGGACACCTCTGAGGATGGTTGATAATGGACtacattgattgattgattcaggTTGCACAGTCACAGATCCTCTTCTTACCTAGGTCCTTCAACTCCTTGGAGTGCTTCACAGCAACTTCTGCAGAACTCTGCTGGTGCTCCCGTTCCCGTTTCTCCATCTGTGTTGTCGTGGTCTACAGGTTCAGAGAGTATCTTTGTTTATCTGGGGTAAGTGATAAGATAATGGTGAAGATGATGTTCCTCGTCTGTTTGGTAGGTGAGCGGCAGACCTGCTTCAGTGTTTCCATTGTTTCTGTTTGTTGCGTTAACTTGTCTGAAAGCTCCCTTATCTTCTCGTTGTAGCTCATGACCTTCAGACGGAGCTGGTACTCGTGCTCcatgtgcagctcctccaggcgCAGCTTCATTTCCATCATGTTCTGGTTCTGCATCACAGATCAAATTTGAGTTGGACTGACCCCTTCTAACACAAAGTGCTGTGTCACCACTGTCTGTTTCCACGGTTTTAGATCCACAACAAATCAAACTTTCTCCTTAAATCTACTTTTTTAGATGTACCAAAGCCTCCTTAAGGCAAAGCACAGATAAAATCATCACCAATGGTGGCTACCCGTACGCACCGTCTCCTCTAGATCTGCTTTGGTCACGAGGATCTCTTCAGCGTGGACAATCTGCCTGGTCACCTTCAGTCCTCGGCCGTCCTTATCAAGCAGCTTCCACATCAATAAACAACCATCTTCAGACACCGTCAGCAGGAACTGCTCGTCAAACGTGACCATCATCTGAGGCCACACAATGTGATGATTTCCTTTtcttattattaaaataaaagctaatTCAATGAAAAGTCCTTTAGTGCTCTTTTAGATGAACCTTGGTAAGAGGGCCCCCGTGAGCCTGGTACGTTATCCATTCCTTCTGGATGGGAAGAGGGTATTTAATGGCGCTGATGGTTCCGTTGGCGTTCCCGGTGAAGACGACCCTCCCAGAGTGAGACACTGCTACAGAGGTGAATGTTCCCTCATCAGCAGAGACCTCTCTCAAGACCTGTGGAGGCAAACTCCGAGACCTTTAGAGATCCTGTATACTGATGTAGTCCCTGTGTTTCTGTCCCTCACCTGACAGTCCTGGATTTCCTTCAGAGTCCTGTCTGTTCCCACAGCCAGAATGGTCTTAAGGTCTGAAGAGAAGACAACATCCGTGTAGCTGCAGGACTTCAGCACACACTCCGACACACgtttgcccgtgtgtgtgttccactcATAAACTGCACCGTCCAACCCACAGGACACCAGCCGGCCGTCGTCCGGGCTCCACTCGACACCGCGCACCTGCAGAAAGGGAGGCTGCACCCAACATTTGGGCTGAACACGCTGAAGAACACTCTGGAGCCTAACTTACCTTCCCACTGTGGCCCTTCAGGTTGAGAACGTTCTCAAAAGATGTGAAGGAGTAGATGTGGATGATGTTTCCATCGACGGCTGCAAACATGTGGCCCCCATTGCTGAAAGCACACTGGCGTGTAGAGAGAAGAACCTGCTGGGTCACGTGATCCAACCCCTGTTGCGCTGCTTGTCACGGCTCATGTTTCGGGTCACAGTATGAAGGTTGCATATTTGTGTCTGCTGaggacacgtgcacacgcgcacgcgcgggcgcagctcacctgtctgcagCCGCGCACCGTGAACTCCTTGAAGATGCGAATGTCGTTGACGAGGATGTTCATCAGCCTGAGTTTGTCTGAAAAGCCCACGAGGACGAAGAGCGCAGTGGGGTGCAGAGCCACGCTGTGGGCCTCCTCCTGGAACTCCTTGCACAGGTCCACGGTTCTAATGAAGATTCAAAGAGATCTGAGCTACAACTATTAGGCTTTTCCGAAGCATTTGCATCCAGTTTCCTGTTTCATTGCCCAGGATTCATTTCCTGTCGTGCACAGATGAACTGGCCTCACTCTTGTGTCTGACCCAGGTGTGACTTCCTCTTACTTTGTTTCATAGTTCCAGATGCGAACGCAGCGGTCCAGAGAGCTGGTGGCTACGATGGGCTTTCGGATACAGATGGACAAACCAGTGATGGCCTTAGAGTGGAAGGACTGGGACAGAAGGTCAAAATATGCTGATTCCTCCTGAGGGGCGAAAAGATCAAATGCAGCTTCTTTTATCTTTAGCTTTCCTTTATAAAACAGTTGCAATTATGTGGCATGTGATCACCACAACCGTGAGCACATGTGCACGAGCTCAGGTGAGAGTTGTACCTGCTTTACATCCACAGCAGAGAGGCTGATGCTGTACAACTGCCCCCGGTCTGTGCTGACGGCCAGAGTCTCCTCAGATGGACTCATGCACATGGTCTCAATGTCCTGACTGTCAGATGGGCCCAGTTCCTTGCTGGAAGGGTCTGAAGGGATCTGACCCCCCAAAAGAAATGCCTGCATTACTTCTCCATATTTAGTAGCACTATTTAACATAAAGCCTGTTCAAAGTCCTGGTTTCTTTACCCATATCTCTCTGCTCCTGGTGAAACTGTCATCTTCATTCTTTACAAAGAGGCAAACTCTGCCTGATCCCAAAGAGCAGACCAAGCCTCTGGAGTAGGACAGCACGGATGTGACGCGACGTGCGAGGGGGTTTTCACCGGCATCGCTGGCTTTGATTCTCTTCATCTCCGCCTGCCTGTGACGCACTCACACTTTTAGTGATTAAAGACACCTGGAACAGTTCATTTGAAGATCCGTGGAGATGTAGCTCATGCTGACCTGCCAGCCCGCCCCGGGTGGGCAGGAGCGCTCATGACCATCTCTCTCCGCAGCTCTCCACTCTCAAACACCAGCAGCCGTCCCGTGTCCGTGCCTGCGACCACGCGCTCTGGGGCCATCCAGCAGTGACTCAGGAAGTTGATGGATTCCACCTTGGAGGCGCTGCTCTGTTTCAGGAATCCCTCCGTGTAGCGGAACAGCTTGAAGACGCCAGTTCCGCTCACGCAGAGCTGCGTGTTGTTGAAAGGGTTGAAGCTCACCTGCCAGAAGGCCAGAAGATGAAAGTGTGCGTCCACCAAGCACCCCAGCTGTGATGGTAGACCATGCATGGCTTACCTGGTTCACAGGGTTATTGGAGCTGCTTGTTTTAACTGTTGCCAATACTTTGTGTTTTTCCCATAACCAGAAGATCAGCGTCCACTCTGGAGGACCTGTTTGGCCGATCAGATACTTGGAATCCGGGGAAAAGGCCATGCAGACAAACTCCTGGGCAGGTAGGTCTCCTGCAGTcagaacttttctttttcttccctgttCATGGTGCAGATCCAACACAGTGATGGTGGATCTCTCTCCACGCTCCGACACCGCCAGGTACCGCCGGTTGGCACTGAGGGCCAGAGCACACATGCCCTGGCTTTTCTCGGAACCTGCAGAAACACTACAAATGATCTGACCTGTGTGTTCAAGTATCCTGTGAACCTCCACAAAGGCCTTCAAACAAAACCCCAGTGTCTTTTATTTCAAGAAAAGCAGTTGCTTCCAATTTTGGCCCTTAAGGTGAATGAGAACCAATGAAGATCTGCAGCTGGGACGTTGTTCCGAAGTGTGAAACTATAATTAGATGAATGTATAATGAACTGCTCCACATGGGTTTGAAATGAAGAATGTCTATAGTGACAAAACAATAAATCCTCCAAAAAAAACGTCATTAATTTGCCCTTATATATGGGAAGGTGGTGAAACGTGAACTTTTCGGCCTACCTGGCAGGAACCTCTGGCTGGCCTGGATGGTGTTGTGGCACACGCAGTTGTTTCCGGAGGGGAAAACAAGCGTTTGTTCATCGCAGAAGCCCAGATTGTTCCTCACACCGGCCCTCAGGCCAAAGATAAAATGCGGCTGCGCCACTACATTCGCCATCATCAGCAGAACTCTTTTGTTTTGCAAGTTCTCCACACACTCAAGCGTTACTCCGGCGACTCGGTCGCTAAGCAACCCACACGAGAATCACGCGAGAAACAAAAGATCTCGCGATATCTTGCTTCCGGTAAGGTCCGAGTTTTCCGCTCTTCTCCATCCTTAATTACTTAATAATCGATCTTTTGCATACATATTTTCATAATGCACAGTTTTACAACAGCTCTACTTTTTTAGTGTCGTATCCTCAGTAATTACAACAACAGTTACCATCTTAGGTCTGAAGCTCGAGTAacgttttaaaaaaagaaaaaatactaAGTAAAAGTATTTTTAAAGTCTAAATATGAAGATGTCAGTATGAGCGAGCAAAAAAAAGTTCAGTTTTATTGAATATGGCATCTGGATGGTCAGACAGGCTCATTATCACCGATCGGAACTGAAAAACTGCTGGAATTTCTGATTTCCCCAAGTTCTGTGCGACGCCGTCAGCGTCtgacgcacaaacacaagctCGTCAAcacctgttttgtttgtttgtttgtttaaaacacaaacaagaacAACACACTCTTCCGCCAGCTGCGCTGCACCAAATAACACCGTAAAATAACGATCCTCACATGCAACACAGGCCCGTCCAGCCCAAAAGCATCTAAACAAGCCAATTCCGCCGTATCaggctgctgtttctgctgcacagCTTCACAAATTTGACCTATTCTGATgtacacaataaaataaattggtttgctgttttctttagtGCGTTGCAGTGTCCAGCGTGCAGACGCAGGTGGTTGAAAacaacaatatatttgttttggGAGTTAATCCTGTataaattcatattccacattTGCATAGAAAAAGCTGTAGTGTTAGTCTAGTTGGTTTTATTTCAAAGATCACATGCAAACTGTGAAGACCTTCAGTGTTAGGATTAGTAGGCTAGAAAAGAGTATCGAATACAGCAGAAATAAGGCCTACTGGGTAGAGATATGATCGTACCATAGCATCAGTCTTTGAGCGACTTACTTGATCCTAAACACCAGAGAGGGCTTTGAAGTCTCCTCAGAGtttcaaaaaaaaacaaaggttaGGGTTTGAAGCCTGTCATCAAAGACAAAGGAGTTAATATTTAACTATGCATTTACAAGTTATTTACATATTCAGACGTTAGGGGATAGAGTTAAATACAGGTACTTCTATTGTATTGATAAACTCATTGGTTATCAGGTAAGTCACAGATGAAAAACTTTCTGATTACGTTATTGGTATTATTACCAACAGAAGCTGTCCAACCAACCACACAAATAAGCAGAAGTGACCCAGGATCTTGAGTTTATGGTTGTTTTATGGTTGTTTTTGCAGAAATTGAGACGACAGCAGGACGACTCCTCAGGACGCTCCAAGAGATGGACCGGCCTCCACAGGAAGCTGTGGAAACGCCCGTAGTAGAGGGCCTGGTAGCTGCGTTCCACCCTCATTCTCATGGCAAACTATGGCCCTGAACAGTGATCTATACATTATCTCATGGTCCAGGCCCACTTTAGGGTGTCCTGGTTCAGAGGCCTGGGACATCTACATGCCCTATCCTTTAGAACAGTTTCAGACTTTTATCATATTCACGAGCGTCATCTACACATAAATCATTCTAGAAACACACTACAAGAAAGTCTGCtagaaaataaacctttttctaCCTTTACCAGCTGCAGAACAACAGGGAGCTCCAGGACCAAAAGAGCCCAGTGGAGAAGCTGATGGAGAAGCTGGATGAAAATCAAAAAATCATTcaagatgtgcagcagcaggttaACGATGATCTAGAGGTGCACATCAGCACACCTGTTTAGGGCCTGGCAGGATGTCCTCTTTGATATGAACTTAGACTCTTGGCATTGTCCAAAACTGACAATTACATTGCAAAGAATGAATTCACATTAAAAGTGACATTTGGATTATTCTGAAAGTCCAAATAGTCTTTCATTAGATTTGCTACATCAAACCTGAACCATTTTACAAGTTCCTACTTTTTCTCTGGCATTTTTCAGGTGCTACTGGAACTGCAAGAGGAGACAGAATTCTTTAATGGGACCTATTCTCCATTAACGCAGGTTAACATGGTCCCTTGATGTCTAAATTAAATGTTGGTACCATGCAAATGAGGCTGCTGGATCCTGATTTGATGGTTTTTACCTCCCTGTTTAGAGTGAGCAGACGAGTGAGCAGTCTTCTGAAGACATCTACATCAAGACAGATGAGACAttggaagaagaaaatgagatgCTGTGGAAGGAGCTAGAAGATCTGCTGAGAGAAAGGAAACAATTCGGGCTGTTTCTGAAGCAGCAGGTTAAAACATCTGCCTGTTAAACATCTGGAGAACTGAGATTCATTCCAGACTTTGATATCTACGAGGGGCTGTGAGGGCCATGGTTCAGAAATGCTTCCTGGGTTTTAAACACTGCTTAAACTTTCTACACCCACCATGAGAATTTAgtcattttggggggaaatgttgatttattctgtttcttttttacaggTTGCTCTTTGGGAGACAAGACTGAGCTTACTTCAGTCTTGTGATGAAGTCGAGGTGCGTAATTATTCTGTTCTTTAATTAATAAGAGAAAAATCAAGTAGTTCCTTCCAGAAATGAGCCTGACTCTCTTCTTCTCATCCACCAGCTGAGAAAGaatctggagctctttgtgGCCATGGACAAGAGTGAGTTCACTGAAGTGATGAAGCACCAATGCAAACAGCACAcaatggaagaagaagaagaagatgaactgacagaagaagaagatacAAAAGATCAActcacagaagaaaaagaaggctCAGATTAAGATTGATTAAGATGCTCAGTGGAAAGGGCACAAAACCAATAACAGGCTACAACATGTCAAATAAAATGTCATGTTTTGTTCTGTGACTTTAGTCGATGGAACATGTAAAGATGTTCAACAGAAATACATTTTAGGTTGAATTTTATTTATGAACACAGTATGAGCTCCTGCACAGATAATGGAGAAAATTCAAAGCACTGCTGAGCTCAGGTGCTAGAGCTGTAAAGGGCGTTTACATGCCCGTCTCCATCAGAATTCATCATTTATACAACCGGACTTCCTGTCTACAGTCTGAGTAGCCTGATTACAGGAGGCTCTATATTCTATACATTCAACATAGAGCCATGTAGAACATACGTTCAATAGACAAACGGTAATATATGGACACACTCTATGGTAGAGACGATGTCCTTGCTGTTTTTTAGTTGCAGCACTTTGTTTCTTGCTGTCTATAATTGATCCATGAATATAAAAActagaaaagcaaaaaaaagccaaacagaCGTAGACGTCGGCAAATAAACCAAACAGAAGGCAGCATGATGAGTCAGAACAATGCGATCAACAAGGTTTTGGCTTGATAACTCTTATGGTAGACATGGTCCAAGGCAGAAGAGCTTAGCAGA is drawn from Takifugu rubripes chromosome 19, fTakRub1.2, whole genome shotgun sequence and contains these coding sequences:
- the LOC115246873 gene encoding uncharacterized protein isoform X2, with the translated sequence MDRPPQEAVETPVVEGLLQNNRELQDQKSPVEKLMEKLDENQKIIQDVQQQVLLELQEETEFFNGTYSPLTQSEQTSEQSSEDIYIKTDETLEEENEMLWKELEDLLRERKQFGLFLKQQVALWETRLSLLQSCDEVELRKNLELFVAMDKSEFTEVMKHQCKQHTMEEEEEDELTEEEDTKDQLTEEKEGSD
- the cfap57 gene encoding cilia- and flagella-associated protein 57 isoform X1 is translated as MMANVVAQPHFIFGLRAGVRNNLGFCDEQTLVFPSGNNCVCHNTIQASQRFLPGSEKSQGMCALALSANRRYLAVSERGERSTITVLDLHHEQGRKRKVLTAGDLPAQEFVCMAFSPDSKYLIGQTGPPEWTLIFWLWEKHKVLATVKTSSSNNPVNQVSFNPFNNTQLCVSGTGVFKLFRYTEGFLKQSSASKVESINFLSHCWMAPERVVAGTDTGRLLVFESGELRREMVMSAPAHPGRAGRQAEMKRIKASDAGENPLARRVTSVLSYSRGLVCSLGSGRVCLFVKNEDDSFTRSREIWIPSDPSSKELGPSDSQDIETMCMSPSEETLAVSTDRGQLYSISLSAVDVKQEESAYFDLLSQSFHSKAITGLSICIRKPIVATSSLDRCVRIWNYETKTVDLCKEFQEEAHSVALHPTALFVLVGFSDKLRLMNILVNDIRIFKEFTVRGCRQCAFSNGGHMFAAVDGNIIHIYSFTSFENVLNLKGHSGKVRGVEWSPDDGRLVSCGLDGAVYEWNTHTGKRVSECVLKSCSYTDVVFSSDLKTILAVGTDRTLKEIQDCQVLREVSADEGTFTSVAVSHSGRVVFTGNANGTISAIKYPLPIQKEWITYQAHGGPLTKMMVTFDEQFLLTVSEDGCLLMWKLLDKDGRGLKVTRQIVHAEEILVTKADLEETNQNMMEMKLRLEELHMEHEYQLRLKVMSYNEKIRELSDKLTQQTETMETLKQTTTTQMEKREREHQQSSAEVAVKHSKELKDLEVSYSQKLVVEHTRYQDLQQKYQRMEEDYGNQLKAAEAGRLQSLEELKQVYEAQLEEKSQQLTECQEESHRHSRWFKQIVKAVEQEEQRKIHMIGTEFENKLHAEKETNKNLKGEVGVITQNLYSLQRQLDDRRSDVNNLKQERQSLLGLVRSLKSDIEDLRRQISGHEKTNQDKDNTISNLKKKNQDLEKLRFVLDCQLEDLRKQIEPQQEDVRKKKEHIQQLEEELVQVDKINTQLQLSASDLRLKLRAKEEEIRKEVQKVKDLETHLQRLQSDLHTCVSFIQEPKKLKESVQTIFSRRVPQAGRVEKSSMDEDVKQILCRHREHLEKTVSSLKMKLAKSAEEHDKVYVKLMKENVTLITEINELRKELLSLRTSLKPPPGTTKKSNKRRPKSADVH
- the LOC115246873 gene encoding golgin subfamily A member 6-like protein 6 isoform X1, with product MDRPPQEAVETPVVEGLLQNNRELQDQKSPVEKLMEKLDENQKIIQDVQQQVNDDLEVLLELQEETEFFNGTYSPLTQSEQTSEQSSEDIYIKTDETLEEENEMLWKELEDLLRERKQFGLFLKQQVALWETRLSLLQSCDEVELRKNLELFVAMDKSEFTEVMKHQCKQHTMEEEEEDELTEEEDTKDQLTEEKEGSD
- the cfap57 gene encoding cilia- and flagella-associated protein 57 isoform X2 yields the protein MMANVVAQPHFIFGLRAGVRNNLGFCDEQTLVFPSGNNCVCHNTIQASQRFLPGSEKSQGMCALALSANRRYLAVSERGERSTITVLDLHHEQGRKRKVLTAGDLPAQEFVCMAFSPDSKYLIGQTGPPEWTLIFWLWEKHKVLATVKTSSSNNPVNQVSFNPFNNTQLCVSGTGVFKLFRYTEGFLKQSSASKVESINFLSHCWMAPERVVAGTDTGRLLVFESGELRREMVMSAPAHPGRAGRQAEMKRIKASDAGENPLARRVTSVLSYSRGLVCSLGSGRVCLFVKNEDDSFTRSREIWIPSDPSSKELGPSDSQDIETMCMSPSEETLAVSTDRGQLYSISLSAVDVKQEESAYFDLLSQSFHSKAITGLSICIRKPIVATSSLDRCVRIWNYETKTVDLCKEFQEEAHSVALHPTALFVLVGFSDKLRLMNILVNDIRIFKEFTVRGCRQCAFSNGGHMFAAVDGNIIHIYSFTSFENVLNLKGHSGKVRGVEWSPDDGRLVSCGLDGAVYEWNTHTGKRVSECVLKSCSYTDVVFSSDLKTILAVGTDRTLKEIQDCQVLREVSADEGTFTSVAVSHSGRVVFTGNANGTISAIKYPLPIQKEWITYQAHGGPLTKMMVTFDEQFLLTVSEDGCLLMWKLLDKDGRGLKVTRQIVHAEEILVTKADLEETNQNMMEMKLRLEELHMEHEYQLRLKVMSYNEKIRELSDKLTQQTETMETLKQTTTTQMEKREREHQQSSAEVAVKHSKELKDLEVSYSQKLVVEHTRYQDLQQKYQRMEEDYGNQLKAAEAGRLQSLEELKQVYEAQLEEKSQQLTECQEESHRHSRWFKQIVKAVEQEEQRKIHMIGTEFENKLHAEKETNKNLKGEVGVITQNLYSLQRQLDDRRSDVNNLKQERQSLLGLVRSLKSDIEDLRRQISGHEKTNQDKDNTISNLKKKNQDLEKLRFVLDCQLEDLRKQIEPQQEDVRKKKEHIQQLEEELVQVDKINTQLQLSASDLRLKLRAKEEEIRKEVKDLETHLQRLQSDLHTCVSFIQEPKKLKESVQTIFSRRVPQAGRVEKSSMDEDVKQILCRHREHLEKTVSSLKMKLAKSAEEHDKVYVKLMKENVTLITEINELRKELLSLRTSLKPPPGTTKKSNKRRPKSADVH